AAGCCATTCAACAAGCGGTTAAACAAGCAGAAGTGCCACGTTATGTTGTAATTGGTGGAGCTGGAAGTTTGTTTGTAGCCGAAGGTATTCAGGCTGTTGATACACCCGATTTTCCGAAAGAAATTTACGCTGGGGCCAGTGCAGCACGCGATTATTTTAACGAACTAAAAAACGAAACCGAATTGGATTGGGTATTTTTTAGTCCAGCTTTTGAGATGCACCCTGGTATTACTGTTGGCCGCACCGGGAATTATCGTTTAGGATTAGATACACCGGTTTTTGATGCAGATAACCGCAGTGTTTTATCGGTTGAAGATGTAGCTGTTGTTATTGCTGATGAAGTTGAAAAACCGAAACATCACAAAATCCGTTTTACAGCAGCTTACTAAAAATAAAAAGTTCGGTTTTTTACCGAACTTTTTGTTTTGTGCTTTTTCCTGAAAAGGCTATATTTAGCTTTAATACCGAATCAATTTTAAAAAAAAGAAACATGACCGAAAACGAATATATAGCCTATTTTAAAACCATTGTTGATACACCGGATACCGATCAAAAAGCACCTTACGATAATCCGGAATATTTAAATTATACCAAGCTGAATAATAGCCGTATGAATAGATGGCTTAAAACAGCTGAGCTTTTACCTGAATTAAAAGCAACCGTTCAAAAAATTACGCAACCCCAACA
This genomic window from Flavobacterium agricola contains:
- a CDS encoding NAD(P)-dependent oxidoreductase, with protein sequence MKIAIIGATGFVGANLVNEFVARNHEVTAISRKEKTSEKPNLKYVAVDVLNVDALANVLKGNDVVVSAYNAGWQNPNIYNEFLAGSKAIQQAVKQAEVPRYVVIGGAGSLFVAEGIQAVDTPDFPKEIYAGASAARDYFNELKNETELDWVFFSPAFEMHPGITVGRTGNYRLGLDTPVFDADNRSVLSVEDVAVVIADEVEKPKHHKIRFTAAY